The following proteins are encoded in a genomic region of Dokdonia donghaensis DSW-1:
- a CDS encoding DUF5683 domain-containing protein, with translation MQNNKLLLLVVLLFFCAFAKAQEVPASTLLDTETVTAVSDQDPYEPLRPAKAAFYGAVLPGLGQLYNKDYWKLPLVYGALGSSIYAVSFNSNQSERFRTAFKERLAGRIDEFTTVNEDGTTTEIFSDDALLNGQEQFRKRRDLFILVSAGVYILQIVEANVDAHLSQFDVDDELTLGPAIYNDDMGQTMNYGLTINYKF, from the coding sequence GTGCAAAATAATAAACTCCTCTTACTGGTAGTACTCTTGTTTTTTTGCGCTTTCGCGAAAGCGCAAGAAGTCCCAGCATCTACACTTCTAGATACCGAGACAGTTACTGCCGTAAGTGATCAGGATCCTTATGAACCGTTACGACCTGCAAAGGCTGCCTTTTATGGTGCCGTGTTACCAGGTCTAGGGCAACTTTACAATAAAGATTACTGGAAGTTACCACTTGTATACGGCGCACTGGGATCAAGTATTTATGCGGTATCATTTAACTCTAACCAGTCTGAGCGTTTTAGAACCGCCTTTAAAGAACGTCTCGCGGGACGCATAGATGAGTTTACCACCGTAAATGAAGATGGCACTACTACCGAAATATTTTCTGATGACGCCTTATTAAACGGGCAAGAGCAATTTAGAAAACGTCGTGACTTGTTTATTTTGGTGTCGGCGGGAGTGTATATACTTCAGATAGTTGAGGCAAATGTAGACGCGCATCTATCGCAATTTGACGTAGATGATGAGCTTACCCTTGGACCAGCAATTTACAATGATGATATGGGCCAAACTATGAACTACGGTCTAACCATAAATTATAAGTTTTAA